The following proteins are co-located in the Engraulis encrasicolus isolate BLACKSEA-1 chromosome 2, IST_EnEncr_1.0, whole genome shotgun sequence genome:
- the LOC134435678 gene encoding uncharacterized protein LOC134435678 isoform X3, with the protein MAFRLSLMCLAVLSGVCGQHQQGPKPPTMDSGSTLSTNALPVVLIGDKVHYNEPSLDQSTGSGVGGSQTASAAWEKPQGSVSQQRDTKPQAPTYNQRPSAVYDQNPQPYDQKPQAPAYAVKPQAPAYSEKPQAPAYDQREPQAPAYNQKPQAPVYAVKPQVPAYDQRQPQAQAYDQREPQTPVYAKKPQAPTNSEKPQAQAFAEPQVPAYDQRQPQAPAYSEKPQAPAYSEKPQAPAYSEKPQAPAYDQRQPQGPAYNQRQPQAPAYNQKPQAPAYVEKPQAPAYNQRQPHVPEKTQWSLMSQAQAYAQREPQAPAYAQKPQAPAYAQKPQAPAYAQKPQAPEKQQWSLMSQAQAYAQREPQAPAHDQKPQAPAYAMKPQAPAYNQKVPQAPAYDQRQPQAQTYNQREPQAQAYTQKPQAPEKKQWIPMSQMYDQNPQSYNHRPQSPPKQQWSPPMPQAPASGQQSQAQAYDQRQPQAQAYAQREPQAPAKQWSVMPQTHAQKPQAQAYTQKPKAPTYNLRPSAAYDQNPQPYDQKVQSPPKQQGSKMPQAQAYDQRQPQAQTYNQKPQAQAYAHAQKPQAPEKTQWIPMSQMYDQKPQSHNQRPQSPPKQQWSPMPQAPASGQQSLAQAYDQRQPQTQAYNQRPQAQEKQQLSLMSQAQAYAQRKSQASAYAQRKSQAPVYAQRQPQVQEKQWYPMPQAQVDEQKPQTPAKQQWSLMPQTYNQKPHAPAYDQRQSQAPAHDQRQLQPRVFNQKPQTQAFNQKPQAQAYDQRQPLMTEASWNQNPQAATSQQSAPMRQQQMPVSQVPEQKQWAQPQAAVHRGPQLYPTHAAGGYSANSGDGTRYITPASSGKKRYITVTAPSGLQARYVVKSSNQYVRGKRVFSQTTYIPLDAQPANAQQNTKAVHTGRDSAAKKG; encoded by the exons ATGGCTTTCAG GTTGTCTTTGATGTGCCTTGCTGTCTTGAGTGGAGTATGTGGTCAACATCAACAAG GGCCGAAGCCTCCAACAATGGACAGTGGATCTACGTTGTCCACGAATGCCCTCCCTGTAGTACTCATAGGAGATAAAGTGCATTACAATGAACCATCTCTAGATCAATCAACTGGAAGTGGGGTAGGAGGGTCCCAGACAGCTTCAGCAGCATGGGAAAAGCCACAGGGATCAGTAAGCCAGCAGAGGGATACAAAGCCCCAGGCCCCAACATACAACCAGAGACCCTCGGCTGTATACGACCAGAATCCCCAGCCGTACGACCAGAAGCCCCAGGCCCCAGCGTACGCCGTGAAGCCCCAGGCGCCAGCGTACAGTGAGAAGCCCCAGGCGCCAGCTTACGACCAGAGGGAGCCCCAGGCCCCAGCGTACAACCAGAAGCCCCAGGCGCCAGTGTACGCCGTGAAGCCCCAGGTGCCAGCGTACGACCAGAGGCAGCCCCAGGCCCAAGCTTACGACCAGAGGGAGCCCCAGACGCCAGTGTACGCCAAGAAGCCCCAGGCCCCAACGAACAGTGAGAAGCCCCAGGCCCAAGCGTTCGCCGAGCCCCAGGTGCCGGCGTACGACCAGAGGCAGCCCCAG GCGCCAGCGTACAGTGAGAAGCCCCAGGCGCCAGCGTACAGTGAGAAGCCCCAGGCGCCAGCGTACAGTGAGAAGCCCCAGGCGCCAGCGTACGACCAGAGGCAGCCCCAGGGGCCAGCGTACAACCAGAGGCAGCCCCAGGCGCCAGCGTACAACCAGAAGCCCCAGGCGCCAGCTTACGTCGAGAAGCCCCAAGCCCCTGCATACAACCAGAGGCAGCCCCATGTCCCAGAAAAAACGCAGTGGTCTCTGATGTCCCAGGCCCAAGCGTATGCCCAGAGGGAGCCCCAGGCGCCAGCTTACGCCCAGAAGCCCCAGGCACCAGCGTACGCCCAGAAGCCCCAAGCCCCAGCGTACGCCCAGAAGCCCCAAGCcccagaaaaacagcagtggtCTCTGATGTCCCAGGCCCAAGCGTATGCCCAAAGGGAGCCCCAGGCGCCAGCGCACGACCAGAAGCCCCAGGCCCCAGCGTACGCCATGAAGCCCCAGGCCCCTGCGTACAACCAGAAGGTGCCCCAGGCCCCAGCGTATGACCAGAGGCAGCCCCAGGCCCAAACGTACAACCAGAGGGAGCCCCAGGCTCAGGCGTACACCCAGAAACCCCAAGCCCCGGAAAAAAAGCAGTGGATTCCGATGTCCCAAATGTATGACCAGAACCCCCAGTCGTACAACCATAGACCCCAGTCCCCACCGAAGCAGCAGTGGTCTCCTCCGATGCCCCAGGCCCCAGCATCCGGCCAGCAGTCCCAGGCCCAAGCGTACGACCAGAGGCAGCCCCAGGCCCAAGCATATGCCCAGAGGGAGCCCCAGGCCCCAGCAAAACAGTGGTCTGTCATGCCCCAGACACATGCTCAGAAGCCCCAGGCCCAAGCGTACACCCAGAAGCCCAAGGCCCCAACATACAACCTGAGACCCTCAGCTGCATACGACCAGAATCCCCAGCCGTACGACCAGAAAGTCCAATCTCCACCGAAGCAGCAGGGGTCCAAGATGCCCCAGGCTCAAGCATACGACCAGAGGCAGCCCCAGGCCCAAACGTACAACCAGAAGCCCCAGGCTCAGGCGTACGCCCACGCCCAGAAACCCCAAGCCCCGGAAAAAACGCAGTGGATTCCTATGTCCCAAATGTATGACCAGAAACCCCAGTCACACAACCAGAGACCGCAGTCCCCACCGAAGCAACAGTGGTCTCCGATGCCCCAGGCCCCAGCATCCGGCCAGCAGTCCCTGGCCCAAGCGTACGACCAGAGGCAGCCCCAGACCCAAGCGTACAACCAGAGGCCCCAGGCGCAAGAAAAACAGCAGTTGTCTCTGATGTCCCAGGCCCAAGCATACGCCCAGAGGAAGTCCCAGGCCTCGGCATACGCCCAGAGGAAGTCCCAGGCCCCAGTGTATGCCCAGAGGCAGCCCCAGGTCCAGGAAAAACAGTGGTATCCAATGCCCCAGGCCCAAGTGGATGAGCAGAAACCCCAGACCCCAGCAAAGCAACAGTGGTCTCTGATGCCCCAGACCTACAATCAGAAACCCCACGCCCCAGCATATGACCAGAGGCAATCCCAGGCCCCAGCGCACGACCAGAGGCAACTCCAGCCCCGGGTGTTCAACCAGAAGCCCCAGACCCAAGCGTTCAACCAGAAGCCCCAGGCCCAAGCGTACGACCAGAGGCAGCCCCTGATGACCGAAGCCTCATGGAACCAGAACCCCCAGGCTGCCACAAGCCAGCAGTCAGCCCCAATGAGGCAGCAACAGATGCCGGTGTCCCAGGTTCCAGAACAGAAGCAGTGGGCTCAACCCCAGGCCGCAGTGCACCGTGGACCTCAACTGTACCCAACGCATGCAGCTGGTGGCTATTCTGCAAACTCTGGTGATGGTACTAGATACATAACCCCTGCTTCATCAGGTAAAAAACGCTACATCACAGTCACTGCACCATCAGGTCTCCAGGCCCGCTATGTGGTGAAGTCCTCTAATCAGTATGTACGAGGAAAGAGGGTCTTTTCCCAAACCACCTACATCCCTCTGGATGCTCAACCTGCTAATGCTCAACAGAACACTAAAGCTGTGCACACTGGAAGGGATTCTGCTGCCAA GAAAGGATGA
- the LOC134435678 gene encoding paternally-expressed gene 3 protein-like isoform X2, with protein sequence MAFRLSLMCLAVLSGVCGQHQQGPKPPTMDSGSTLSTNALPVVLIGDKVHYNEPSLDQSTGSGVGGSQTASAAWEKPQGSVSQQRDTKPQAPTYNQRPSAVYDQNPQPYDQKPQAPAYAVKPQAPAYSEKPQAPAYDQREPQAPAYNQKPQAPVYAVKPQVPAYDQRQPQAQAYDQREPQTPVYAKKPQAPTNSEKPQAQAFAEPQVPAYDQRQPQVPAYDQRQPQTPAYGEKPQAPAFDQRQPQAPEKQQWSLMSQAQAYDQKPQATAYAEKPQASVYAVKPQASVYDQKPQAPAYSEKPQAPAYDQRQPQAPVYAKKPQAPAYSEKPQAPAYSEKPQAPAYSEKPQAPAYDQRQPQGPAYNQRQPQAPAYNQKPQAPAYVEKPQAPAYNQRQPHVPEKTQWSLMSQAQAYAQREPQAPAYAQKPQAPAYAQKPQAPAYAQKPQAPEKQQWSLMSQAQAYAQREPQAPAHDQKPQAPAYAMKPQAPAYNQKVPQAPAYDQRQPQAQTYNQREPQAQAYTQKPQAPEKKQWIPMSQMYDQNPQSYNHRPQSPPKQQWSPPMPQAPASGQQSQAQAYDQRQPQAPAKQWSVMPQTHAQKPQAQAYTQKPKAPTYNLRPSAAYDQNPQPYDQKVQSPPKQQGSKMPQAQAYDQRQPQAQTYNQKPQAQAYAHAQKPQAPEKTQWIPMSQMYDQKPQSHNQRPQSPPKQQWSPMPQAPASGQQSLAQAYDQRQPQTQAYNQRPQAQEKQQLSLMSQAQAYAQRKSQASAYAQRKSQAPVYAQRQPQVQEKQWYPMPQAQVDEQKPQTPAKQQWSLMPQTYNQKPHAPAYDQRQSQAPAHDQRQLQPRVFNQKPQTQAFNQKPQAQAYDQRQPLMTEASWNQNPQAATSQQSAPMRQQQMPVSQVPEQKQWAQPQAAVHRGPQLYPTHAAGGYSANSGDGTRYITPASSGKKRYITVTAPSGLQARYVVKSSNQYVRGKRVFSQTTYIPLDAQPANAQQNTKAVHTGRDSAAKKG encoded by the exons ATGGCTTTCAG GTTGTCTTTGATGTGCCTTGCTGTCTTGAGTGGAGTATGTGGTCAACATCAACAAG GGCCGAAGCCTCCAACAATGGACAGTGGATCTACGTTGTCCACGAATGCCCTCCCTGTAGTACTCATAGGAGATAAAGTGCATTACAATGAACCATCTCTAGATCAATCAACTGGAAGTGGGGTAGGAGGGTCCCAGACAGCTTCAGCAGCATGGGAAAAGCCACAGGGATCAGTAAGCCAGCAGAGGGATACAAAGCCCCAGGCCCCAACATACAACCAGAGACCCTCGGCTGTATACGACCAGAATCCCCAGCCGTACGACCAGAAGCCCCAGGCCCCAGCGTACGCCGTGAAGCCCCAGGCGCCAGCGTACAGTGAGAAGCCCCAGGCGCCAGCTTACGACCAGAGGGAGCCCCAGGCCCCAGCGTACAACCAGAAGCCCCAGGCGCCAGTGTACGCCGTGAAGCCCCAGGTGCCAGCGTACGACCAGAGGCAGCCCCAGGCCCAAGCTTACGACCAGAGGGAGCCCCAGACGCCAGTGTACGCCAAGAAGCCCCAGGCCCCAACGAACAGTGAGAAGCCCCAGGCCCAAGCGTTCGCCGAGCCCCAGGTGCCGGCGTACGACCAGAGGCAGCCCCAGGTGCCGGCGTACGACCAGAGGCAGCCCCAGACGCCAGCGTATGGCGAGAAGCCCCAGGCGCCAGCGTTTGACCAGAGGCAGCCCCAGGCcccagaaaaacagcagtggtCTCTGATGTCCCAGGCCCAAGCCTACGACCAGAAGCCCCAGGCGACAGCATACGCCGAGAAGCCCCAGGCCTCAGTGTACGCCGTGAAGCCCCAGGCCTCCGTGTACGACCAGAAGCCCCAGGCGCCAGCGTACAGTGAGAAGCCCCAGGCGCCAGCGTACGACCAGAGGCAGCCCCAGGCGCCAGTGTACGCCAAGAAGCCCCAGGCGCCAGCGTACAGTGAGAAGCCCCAGGCGCCAGCGTACAGTGAGAAGCCCCAGGCGCCAGCGTACAGTGAGAAGCCCCAGGCGCCAGCGTACGACCAGAGGCAGCCCCAGGGGCCAGCGTACAACCAGAGGCAGCCCCAGGCGCCAGCGTACAACCAGAAGCCCCAGGCGCCAGCTTACGTCGAGAAGCCCCAAGCCCCTGCATACAACCAGAGGCAGCCCCATGTCCCAGAAAAAACGCAGTGGTCTCTGATGTCCCAGGCCCAAGCGTATGCCCAGAGGGAGCCCCAGGCGCCAGCTTACGCCCAGAAGCCCCAGGCACCAGCGTACGCCCAGAAGCCCCAAGCCCCAGCGTACGCCCAGAAGCCCCAAGCcccagaaaaacagcagtggtCTCTGATGTCCCAGGCCCAAGCGTATGCCCAAAGGGAGCCCCAGGCGCCAGCGCACGACCAGAAGCCCCAGGCCCCAGCGTACGCCATGAAGCCCCAGGCCCCTGCGTACAACCAGAAGGTGCCCCAGGCCCCAGCGTATGACCAGAGGCAGCCCCAGGCCCAAACGTACAACCAGAGGGAGCCCCAGGCTCAGGCGTACACCCAGAAACCCCAAGCCCCGGAAAAAAAGCAGTGGATTCCGATGTCCCAAATGTATGACCAGAACCCCCAGTCGTACAACCATAGACCCCAGTCCCCACCGAAGCAGCAGTGGTCTCCTCCGATGCCCCAGGCCCCAGCATCCGGCCAGCAGTCCCAGGCCCAAGCGTACGACCAGAGGCAGCCCCAG GCCCCAGCAAAACAGTGGTCTGTCATGCCCCAGACACATGCTCAGAAGCCCCAGGCCCAAGCGTACACCCAGAAGCCCAAGGCCCCAACATACAACCTGAGACCCTCAGCTGCATACGACCAGAATCCCCAGCCGTACGACCAGAAAGTCCAATCTCCACCGAAGCAGCAGGGGTCCAAGATGCCCCAGGCTCAAGCATACGACCAGAGGCAGCCCCAGGCCCAAACGTACAACCAGAAGCCCCAGGCTCAGGCGTACGCCCACGCCCAGAAACCCCAAGCCCCGGAAAAAACGCAGTGGATTCCTATGTCCCAAATGTATGACCAGAAACCCCAGTCACACAACCAGAGACCGCAGTCCCCACCGAAGCAACAGTGGTCTCCGATGCCCCAGGCCCCAGCATCCGGCCAGCAGTCCCTGGCCCAAGCGTACGACCAGAGGCAGCCCCAGACCCAAGCGTACAACCAGAGGCCCCAGGCGCAAGAAAAACAGCAGTTGTCTCTGATGTCCCAGGCCCAAGCATACGCCCAGAGGAAGTCCCAGGCCTCGGCATACGCCCAGAGGAAGTCCCAGGCCCCAGTGTATGCCCAGAGGCAGCCCCAGGTCCAGGAAAAACAGTGGTATCCAATGCCCCAGGCCCAAGTGGATGAGCAGAAACCCCAGACCCCAGCAAAGCAACAGTGGTCTCTGATGCCCCAGACCTACAATCAGAAACCCCACGCCCCAGCATATGACCAGAGGCAATCCCAGGCCCCAGCGCACGACCAGAGGCAACTCCAGCCCCGGGTGTTCAACCAGAAGCCCCAGACCCAAGCGTTCAACCAGAAGCCCCAGGCCCAAGCGTACGACCAGAGGCAGCCCCTGATGACCGAAGCCTCATGGAACCAGAACCCCCAGGCTGCCACAAGCCAGCAGTCAGCCCCAATGAGGCAGCAACAGATGCCGGTGTCCCAGGTTCCAGAACAGAAGCAGTGGGCTCAACCCCAGGCCGCAGTGCACCGTGGACCTCAACTGTACCCAACGCATGCAGCTGGTGGCTATTCTGCAAACTCTGGTGATGGTACTAGATACATAACCCCTGCTTCATCAGGTAAAAAACGCTACATCACAGTCACTGCACCATCAGGTCTCCAGGCCCGCTATGTGGTGAAGTCCTCTAATCAGTATGTACGAGGAAAGAGGGTCTTTTCCCAAACCACCTACATCCCTCTGGATGCTCAACCTGCTAATGCTCAACAGAACACTAAAGCTGTGCACACTGGAAGGGATTCTGCTGCCAA GAAAGGATGA
- the LOC134435678 gene encoding paternally-expressed gene 3 protein-like isoform X1: MAFRLSLMCLAVLSGVCGQHQQGPKPPTMDSGSTLSTNALPVVLIGDKVHYNEPSLDQSTGSGVGGSQTASAAWEKPQGSVSQQRDTKPQAPTYNQRPSAVYDQNPQPYDQKPQAPAYAVKPQAPAYSEKPQAPAYDQREPQAPAYNQKPQAPVYAVKPQVPAYDQRQPQAQAYDQREPQTPVYAKKPQAPTNSEKPQAQAFAEPQVPAYDQRQPQVPAYDQRQPQTPAYGEKPQAPAFDQRQPQAPEKQQWSLMSQAQAYDQKPQATAYAEKPQASVYAVKPQASVYDQKPQAPAYSEKPQAPAYDQRQPQAPVYAKKPQAPAYSEKPQAPAYSEKPQAPAYSEKPQAPAYDQRQPQGPAYNQRQPQAPAYNQKPQAPAYVEKPQAPAYNQRQPHVPEKTQWSLMSQAQAYAQREPQAPAYAQKPQAPAYAQKPQAPAYAQKPQAPEKQQWSLMSQAQAYAQREPQAPAHDQKPQAPAYAMKPQAPAYNQKVPQAPAYDQRQPQAQTYNQREPQAQAYTQKPQAPEKKQWIPMSQMYDQNPQSYNHRPQSPPKQQWSPPMPQAPASGQQSQAQAYDQRQPQAQAYAQREPQAPAKQWSVMPQTHAQKPQAQAYTQKPKAPTYNLRPSAAYDQNPQPYDQKVQSPPKQQGSKMPQAQAYDQRQPQAQTYNQKPQAQAYAHAQKPQAPEKTQWIPMSQMYDQKPQSHNQRPQSPPKQQWSPMPQAPASGQQSLAQAYDQRQPQTQAYNQRPQAQEKQQLSLMSQAQAYAQRKSQASAYAQRKSQAPVYAQRQPQVQEKQWYPMPQAQVDEQKPQTPAKQQWSLMPQTYNQKPHAPAYDQRQSQAPAHDQRQLQPRVFNQKPQTQAFNQKPQAQAYDQRQPLMTEASWNQNPQAATSQQSAPMRQQQMPVSQVPEQKQWAQPQAAVHRGPQLYPTHAAGGYSANSGDGTRYITPASSGKKRYITVTAPSGLQARYVVKSSNQYVRGKRVFSQTTYIPLDAQPANAQQNTKAVHTGRDSAAKKG; this comes from the exons ATGGCTTTCAG GTTGTCTTTGATGTGCCTTGCTGTCTTGAGTGGAGTATGTGGTCAACATCAACAAG GGCCGAAGCCTCCAACAATGGACAGTGGATCTACGTTGTCCACGAATGCCCTCCCTGTAGTACTCATAGGAGATAAAGTGCATTACAATGAACCATCTCTAGATCAATCAACTGGAAGTGGGGTAGGAGGGTCCCAGACAGCTTCAGCAGCATGGGAAAAGCCACAGGGATCAGTAAGCCAGCAGAGGGATACAAAGCCCCAGGCCCCAACATACAACCAGAGACCCTCGGCTGTATACGACCAGAATCCCCAGCCGTACGACCAGAAGCCCCAGGCCCCAGCGTACGCCGTGAAGCCCCAGGCGCCAGCGTACAGTGAGAAGCCCCAGGCGCCAGCTTACGACCAGAGGGAGCCCCAGGCCCCAGCGTACAACCAGAAGCCCCAGGCGCCAGTGTACGCCGTGAAGCCCCAGGTGCCAGCGTACGACCAGAGGCAGCCCCAGGCCCAAGCTTACGACCAGAGGGAGCCCCAGACGCCAGTGTACGCCAAGAAGCCCCAGGCCCCAACGAACAGTGAGAAGCCCCAGGCCCAAGCGTTCGCCGAGCCCCAGGTGCCGGCGTACGACCAGAGGCAGCCCCAGGTGCCGGCGTACGACCAGAGGCAGCCCCAGACGCCAGCGTATGGCGAGAAGCCCCAGGCGCCAGCGTTTGACCAGAGGCAGCCCCAGGCcccagaaaaacagcagtggtCTCTGATGTCCCAGGCCCAAGCCTACGACCAGAAGCCCCAGGCGACAGCATACGCCGAGAAGCCCCAGGCCTCAGTGTACGCCGTGAAGCCCCAGGCCTCCGTGTACGACCAGAAGCCCCAGGCGCCAGCGTACAGTGAGAAGCCCCAGGCGCCAGCGTACGACCAGAGGCAGCCCCAGGCGCCAGTGTACGCCAAGAAGCCCCAGGCGCCAGCGTACAGTGAGAAGCCCCAGGCGCCAGCGTACAGTGAGAAGCCCCAGGCGCCAGCGTACAGTGAGAAGCCCCAGGCGCCAGCGTACGACCAGAGGCAGCCCCAGGGGCCAGCGTACAACCAGAGGCAGCCCCAGGCGCCAGCGTACAACCAGAAGCCCCAGGCGCCAGCTTACGTCGAGAAGCCCCAAGCCCCTGCATACAACCAGAGGCAGCCCCATGTCCCAGAAAAAACGCAGTGGTCTCTGATGTCCCAGGCCCAAGCGTATGCCCAGAGGGAGCCCCAGGCGCCAGCTTACGCCCAGAAGCCCCAGGCACCAGCGTACGCCCAGAAGCCCCAAGCCCCAGCGTACGCCCAGAAGCCCCAAGCcccagaaaaacagcagtggtCTCTGATGTCCCAGGCCCAAGCGTATGCCCAAAGGGAGCCCCAGGCGCCAGCGCACGACCAGAAGCCCCAGGCCCCAGCGTACGCCATGAAGCCCCAGGCCCCTGCGTACAACCAGAAGGTGCCCCAGGCCCCAGCGTATGACCAGAGGCAGCCCCAGGCCCAAACGTACAACCAGAGGGAGCCCCAGGCTCAGGCGTACACCCAGAAACCCCAAGCCCCGGAAAAAAAGCAGTGGATTCCGATGTCCCAAATGTATGACCAGAACCCCCAGTCGTACAACCATAGACCCCAGTCCCCACCGAAGCAGCAGTGGTCTCCTCCGATGCCCCAGGCCCCAGCATCCGGCCAGCAGTCCCAGGCCCAAGCGTACGACCAGAGGCAGCCCCAGGCCCAAGCATATGCCCAGAGGGAGCCCCAGGCCCCAGCAAAACAGTGGTCTGTCATGCCCCAGACACATGCTCAGAAGCCCCAGGCCCAAGCGTACACCCAGAAGCCCAAGGCCCCAACATACAACCTGAGACCCTCAGCTGCATACGACCAGAATCCCCAGCCGTACGACCAGAAAGTCCAATCTCCACCGAAGCAGCAGGGGTCCAAGATGCCCCAGGCTCAAGCATACGACCAGAGGCAGCCCCAGGCCCAAACGTACAACCAGAAGCCCCAGGCTCAGGCGTACGCCCACGCCCAGAAACCCCAAGCCCCGGAAAAAACGCAGTGGATTCCTATGTCCCAAATGTATGACCAGAAACCCCAGTCACACAACCAGAGACCGCAGTCCCCACCGAAGCAACAGTGGTCTCCGATGCCCCAGGCCCCAGCATCCGGCCAGCAGTCCCTGGCCCAAGCGTACGACCAGAGGCAGCCCCAGACCCAAGCGTACAACCAGAGGCCCCAGGCGCAAGAAAAACAGCAGTTGTCTCTGATGTCCCAGGCCCAAGCATACGCCCAGAGGAAGTCCCAGGCCTCGGCATACGCCCAGAGGAAGTCCCAGGCCCCAGTGTATGCCCAGAGGCAGCCCCAGGTCCAGGAAAAACAGTGGTATCCAATGCCCCAGGCCCAAGTGGATGAGCAGAAACCCCAGACCCCAGCAAAGCAACAGTGGTCTCTGATGCCCCAGACCTACAATCAGAAACCCCACGCCCCAGCATATGACCAGAGGCAATCCCAGGCCCCAGCGCACGACCAGAGGCAACTCCAGCCCCGGGTGTTCAACCAGAAGCCCCAGACCCAAGCGTTCAACCAGAAGCCCCAGGCCCAAGCGTACGACCAGAGGCAGCCCCTGATGACCGAAGCCTCATGGAACCAGAACCCCCAGGCTGCCACAAGCCAGCAGTCAGCCCCAATGAGGCAGCAACAGATGCCGGTGTCCCAGGTTCCAGAACAGAAGCAGTGGGCTCAACCCCAGGCCGCAGTGCACCGTGGACCTCAACTGTACCCAACGCATGCAGCTGGTGGCTATTCTGCAAACTCTGGTGATGGTACTAGATACATAACCCCTGCTTCATCAGGTAAAAAACGCTACATCACAGTCACTGCACCATCAGGTCTCCAGGCCCGCTATGTGGTGAAGTCCTCTAATCAGTATGTACGAGGAAAGAGGGTCTTTTCCCAAACCACCTACATCCCTCTGGATGCTCAACCTGCTAATGCTCAACAGAACACTAAAGCTGTGCACACTGGAAGGGATTCTGCTGCCAA GAAAGGATGA